The segment GGACTGTTAGAGCTGTTTAGTGGACAAGGATTTCAAATGACACGTCAAAACCATCCAGGGCCTGTCCCTGCCCTAAAACAGAACATGGTATTGGGATGTCTGAGCTGGAGGAGGCACCAACTGAATCTATAAAGTGTCTTACCAAAGCTTGCCACAATTGGTATCAGTACGGTCACAAAGACGTGAAGTCAAATCAGTAACGTCTCACTCTCAAGGTCAAGGTGCAACAGAACCATCTACAAGAAAAAAGCTGGAGAATCAGGCCAAtccataatttttttcttgttaaatgaTGGAGAACCAATAAATGGACGTGCATTGTCACCTGTGGAAACTCCTGCAGCCTTGACATGCCAGTCaggaggctggatgggacctAAATGGCCTCCAACAGCTCCATACGTCAGGCAGCTTCCTGAGACCCCCCTGTTTTGCACTACCTAAGAACAGCAAACACTACAAAGATAATGGGGCACAGCAATTTCATTTAGCAGGAGAACATGTAATGGAGTAAAGATCCCCATGAGCTTGGAGTGAGAGGACACCAGCACACATGGTCGAACTCCCTGGCTCTGTGCTCATCTCCCCGACTCTGTCCATGTCGTCCCGGCTCTGTGCTCATCTCCTCAGTTCTTTGCTCATCTCCccagctctgtgtgtgtctcCCCAGCTCTTTGCTCATCTTCCCGGCTCTGTACTCATCTCCATGGCTCCGTGCTCATCTCCCCAGCTCTGTGTGGGTCTTCCCAGTTCTGTGTGTGTCTCCCCACTGCTTGTGCATCTGCTGGACTCATTGCAGAAAGCCATGATTGCCTGAGCCGTCAAAACTTGGTGCCGCAAGTTTGTCCCCATTTGTGCACACTGTGTTGCCTGCCTGTACAATTTTATGTCCAAACGCTGGGGAAGACACAATCCCCGACTCACACTGCTGTGCCACATCCACAGCCCCAGCCGTGAGCAGCACGACCCCCACCAGCACTCGGGGAAGCGGCGAGATTGGCACTTCAGTGTGCACACAGAGACCAGATACAATGACCTTTTCAAAACAACAGGTTATCTGACTCAAATCCCAGTCATGAAAACAACCACCTTTTGTAAACACGTCAAACAAACAAATGGGAGTCAATTTCTTCGTATATTTCAGAACTAGAAGCCTTATTTGCTTTTAAACACACAACCAAATTTCCCCAAATCAGCactaaatgtttttttttattattactgcaGTGCTCCAAAAAGCACATTAACAATGCAAATGCTCTCCATCCCACATTTGTTACTGGTTATGGGATCAGGCAGAGTGTGCTGGAGCATCGTTTTGGCTTTTGGGCAAAATGAGACATTTGAGAATCATCTGCTGCTAATGGGAAACGTTCTTCATTCACAAATTCATATTCAATGTTTGTGTTAACTTCGGTTTAGATCTATCTCAGTAAACAATAACAAAGCCATGTAAACATCAGCTCATTTTACAAACGAAAAGTACAAATGAGCAATTTTGGTCCAAAGAGCCTATAAATTTACAGTTAAGAAAGGTTTTTCCTGCATCCATCCTCACCACGAAAATCCATCCTGTGAAGCTTTACAGGATCTTAAAACCATGTCACTAATCTGTGGCAGGCATGAATTTACTCTAATGCATGCAATGCTGTTATTTGTACTTTCTTTCATGAAGACAATATGCCACAATAATATACTTCTTTTAAACATCAATCCACTTACATAACATTCCTGAGTCCCAGCACTAATCCGTTAACGCCGCCTTTCCTGCCGCCAGCCCCGCTCTGAAGCCAGATTACCTGCAAATGTTTGCCGGCCGGGCTTAACTGCTCATTCCCCTCTAAATTAAACGATAAAAAGGGAGAAGAACTCTCCAGACAGCACCATTCCTCCAcctagaaaaatatatttgtcaTCTCCCCAACTTGCAGAAGTTATTTCCTAAAAGCATGAGCAAAACTATTGAATCTCACTGTGAGGAACACTTTCATTCTAAGTATAAGATTAAATGTAAGCTTAGGGGacaaaaatatgttttaacaCCTTCCCTTCCCATAGCACTGTGCCAGGGCTTTGGTACCAGACTGTGCtgggtgagtgtgtgtgtgttggtgggtgagaggctggagcacaagtgtgatgggagcggctgcgggacctggggggttcagctggagaacaggagctgaggggagaccttctgatctctgaactgcctgaaaggagcttggagccaggggggggtcaggctctgctccccaggaacaagtgccaggagcagaggaaacggcctcaagttgcatcaggggaggttgaggttgcatcttggaacaatttcttccccaaagggctgtggggcattggaacaggctgcccagggcagtggtggagtcaccatccctggaggggttgaacagatgcagagatgaggttctcagggacacgtggtagtgccaggggtgggggaacggctggacttgatcttaagtgtctcttccaaccaaaatgattcaatgattccatGTGTATGGCTACATGGGTGTAGGAAACAATCATTTTGCagatataataggcccaggcaggatccctcagcaaagcatattttaatgattttgcaagacctggtgttctacctaaaggcaggcacacctaATAGGACAAAACGCTCCTGCTTACATACCCCCCaaatcccggccgcaatttccctTCCCCATTTGTTGGTACTTCAGtgtttacagactaccctgacacacacaatacccttccccttatcaatatggattcctggtactttggctactcCTAAATtatcttgtaaatacaggtatataCAGGTAACAGTATATATTCCAgagagagactgtgttttacattaaggattcatagtctgatgtttCTTGGTCCttttcccctgctggggtcaggcgccaggtcctcagttatgtaaaaacaacggTTCTTCGTTGAACGTTCcttacatggggacacccactgcTCACACCCCGCAGCCGGCGGGGCCAacatgtgctgtgcagaggaaggGGTCGCAGCCcgggctgcccccagcccaggggACAACACCCTCCCGCCCGGGCAGGCTGCCGAGGTGCGAGCAGCTCCGAGGCGCCGCGTTCCTCTCCCGGGGTCGGGGCTGGGGTCCGGGTGCGCAGCCCCGTGTCCCGCGGCCGCTCCCCGTCCGCGCCCCCAGACCGGACTACACTTCCCACAATGCCCCTCGCGTTAGTATCTTCTCGCGAGAGGCGGCGGAAGCGGAAGTATCGGGGCGTACTCCGGTAGTGCCGCTGCCCTGGAGACGGGACCCGCCGAACCGACCATGGCCGAGACCGACCCCAAGACCGTCCAGGATCTCACCGCCGTGGTGAGGACAAGGGCCCCGGGACAGAGCGGGGGGAAGCGGGGAGAGCCGCCCCGGAGCGGCCGCAGAGCGCGGGGTGGGGTCCGCGGCCTCCCCGAGGAGAGGTCCCCGCAGCCTCCGGCCTCGCCCCGTTCccgggcccagcccagcccagttaTCCTCGCCCCTTCAGGGGCTACTGGGCTTGCCTGGGCCTTTTGTCCCGGGGCTGATGATAAACCTCGTCACTTAGAGCTGTTTCTGCCGAGTCCCTCAGGGGTTTCTCAGCTCAGGACGCTGTTACAGTCGCGTTGCCCATCGCGGCATTAAAACCGCTCACTTATACAgtcatggaatcatttcagttggaagagaccctcaggatcaccgagtccaaccataacctaacgctggcactaatccatgtccctaagaacctcgtctaaacgccttttatacccctccagggatggtgactccacactgccctgggcagcctgtgccaatgcccGACAGCACTTTCTGGgaataaattgttcccaagatccaacctcagcctcccctggcacaacctgaggccgtttcttctTGTCTTGTCACTCgctacttgggagcagagcccgacccccccctggctccaagctcctttcaggcagttcagagatcagaaggtctcccctcagctcctgttctccagctgaaccccccaggtctctcagccgctcccatcacacttgtgctccagcccctcaccagctttgtcacctcctctgcattttctctagtatttcaatgttcttatgaaaaggggcccaaaactgaactgaagTGCTCTGGTAGTGCAGGGGCTGCCAGGGCAGCTGAGGTTCCTGTGTGAGGAGGAGTTACCTGTGGCTAGGAGGGATGTGTTTGGGATTGTGGAGAGGAAGGTGGTTATTCTGACACCGCAAAAAGTGTCACCGTGTGATTAACGTAGGGTGCTGGAGGCATCTGTTGTGGCTTTAGTTGTGGTTGTGGAATGCAGGTGTTTTCTAGTTCTTAAAATTGTTTACTGCCAGCCTCAGTTCtcctgtgtgtacatatatacgtGTGCAAAAGTATGTTGCTTAAACATGGAATTATACTGCAGTGTTTGTGCACAATTGACTTCAACAATGAAAAAACATTGTACTTACCTCATTATATGAGATCATGTGCTGAAACAACCTCtgtgatgaaaacaaaaacagatttttttttttcctttctgttaggTGCAGACATTGCTTCAGCAAATGCAGGACAAGTTTCAAACCATGTCTGACCAAATAATTGGAAGAAATATCCTTTTTTGAAGTTAAATATGCACTATATGCTACAGATGCGCAGGTATTTTTATGTATGGTTACCAGTGGGATTTGGAAGATACATTTTAAGTGACCATTAGTGTTTGAGCAAAGCAGTAAAAAAACCCTTAACTCCAGTGAACTCGACGACATGAGCTGTCGCATAGATGACCTGGAGAAGAACATAGCAGACCTCATGACACAAGCGGGAGTGGAAGAGTTGGAAGGCGAGAACAAGACCCCGGCCGCTAACAAGAGTTAAAGTGAGCCAGTTTCTTGCTAGCGTTGAAACAAATGCTTGAGTCACTTAAATTACTGACTTTAATATAGGTGGAATGTTTCCTTTTATTTGTGAGGTAGTCTCAAATTCATTCAGAGCAGCTCTGTATGTTATAATACAAGAAGTTTTAAGCAGCTCTCCTCAGCTGGCTCCTCACAGTCTCTTCAGCAAGGAGGTTTTATTCACCAGTACTGGGCGGAGAGTTATTTCTTCACGCCTTGTTAGTTTTGAGAGAGTGCAGTAGCTGCGCTCATCCTCTGTTACACACTCACCCTCATACTCCATATGAGATCTGAACTAATGGCCATGTCACAGGCACCTGTGTTTCAAACAGGCTTGTTAAGGCACCTATTTTTAGTGATACTTTGACAGAAATAGAAATTATTGTGGGTTTCATTGCCCCTATTTCTAGTTCCTTTAGCATGAATCCCACAAATTAAAATCTCTGAGTGTTTGTCTCTTAATTCTTTTCAagtgatatatttatttttttattgtttttccccAACAGGTTGCCAATAACTGAAGATGGATCCTGGAAGATgacttcctatttttttttttctacaagccCTTGGAATTACAGAACAGCTTTTTGCAactactgtgtgtaaaagcatTTTTATATTGTTACAGAGCTTGCATTCCTAATGTATATTGTATAGTTAGGGATAGGTTAGTTTATATTTTGATTTGTGTACTGTAATTTCACTTTTTGAATTCTTGTTATGAGGATCAATTAGTCGTGTTATTAAAACACAGATCTTATGGATCTCAACTactgggtgtatttttttttttgtgaagtagttttttttctctttcttatacTTTTTCTAGACATCTCATTTTTGATAGATAAACTTCTAGTGACTCCCATCGAATGGAAATCTTAACTTGTCCTATGTAACTTTGTGGTTgaagcacaagattaaaattCAGCATTAACCTTAGCTCTAAGCATCAGTCACTCAGCCAGTTGAAGACTACGTGTTGTTTTCTTATGAATGTAATAAGGTGATTTTGGAAACATAAGACAGCATCAAAATCATATCCTGTACTCCTGGTATTACCTCACCTGTGTATTCCTAGAACGTGAACCAGAAATAGAGATTTAATGTTAGAGACACCCGTACACAGCTGAGCAACCACTGCCATTCAAATCTGTTCTATTTAGACAGACAAGGAACTGTTAACTATGAAAAAATCTCACTGTgtgatttacatttttttaatactgtagAACTCTACTTTGAAAGTGCCAGTGTGTCACTTAGCATCACCTTTGAACAATAATTGTGGTTAAAATAGTGATACTGGACAGAATAGGGAGCGTTTGTATGTGGTCTTTCTGTTCAAATGGCTGGCTTGTTCTAAGCAGTTTGCTAACGAACCAGTGATATACTGAGtaacaaaaaaaggagagaatcCAGTAAGAATTGTAAAGCTTTGCTTCTGTTTGAATAACAACCAGCCAGAACTCTTCAAAGGATTTGATTTAGAaaggtgtttgtttttattgtcaTATCCACATTTATGGGCCTGGAGTTTAATGGATT is part of the Patagioenas fasciata isolate bPatFas1 chromosome 13, bPatFas1.hap1, whole genome shotgun sequence genome and harbors:
- the HSBP1 gene encoding heat shock factor-binding protein 1, whose protein sequence is MAETDPKTVQDLTAVVQTLLQQMQDKFQTMSDQIIGRIDDMSCRIDDLEKNIADLMTQAGVEELEGENKTPAANKS